ATTGATTTCCTGCACACCGGACAAGTTGCACTCTGCTGCAGCCACAGATCGATGCAGGATGCGTGAAATTTGTGCAGGCAGGGCAGTGTTCTAGCCGCTGTTATCATATCCAAACAAATAGAACAAGGTTGCTCAATCGTTTGGCTGCAAAAAGAAGCATAACTACAGTTACTTGCGAAACTTTTAAGATTGTACAAGAAGCTTACGGGTTATTCGAGGCAGATGTTTGCGCTTGATTATAAACAGATCTTGCGATTGATATTGGTGCACGTGTGGTAGACGATGATTCACCAATCGATTCTTCTGCGTGGTAGGTTGGTGGAAGTGTGGAGGCAAGAAAGATAAGCAACTCCCTTTCATCGTAGCAATGGGTGTTGTAGACCAGTATCTGGTCCTGATATTGCTCCATCGAAACGCTGTGATCGTCGACAATGTGCTTCGAGAGGTGGACGTTTGCGATTAGCGAAGTATTAGACCCGAAGCACACGCATATCGGGCAGCGTACATCGAACGGGACGTCCAAATGCTCGAGTGTGATGTGGTCGTACAGTGTTTCAACGCTTAACTTGAGCTTGTCGCAGTAGGGGCAGTTGAACACATCGATGGCCGTGTATTCTGCATAGTCGACTTTCGATCCGTACTGGCTGAGCAACAACTCGCCGCTGACGAGCGGCTGCCTCGGGTGATCTTTGTGGCAGTTTGGATAACAATCGCAGAATATGTTTGTGTCTGAGCAATGCAGACATCGATATCGATGGCGACAGGGAGTAACTAGAACGAAAATTTCTTTATTCTATTAAAAGCGAAATTCAATTTCACACTTACCTGTAGAAAGACTGACAGCGCTATGCATGTTATTATTCCCAGCGATCAGTTCGATTTATAATTCCTTATCAGCTCGACAGCGAGAAGAAAATACAACTGCCGATAGTTTGCTGGACACTAAACTATATTTTGCATTTCATCACTTACTTATGGACACTAACACATTCCTGAATGATGTGATATTATTTTGCTTAGGGTGTATGTATATTTAgtggagtttgcaccaaaagGGCTACATACTAATGAGGCTTCAATGTAATTCCCCGTAGTACACAATGGTATATGCTGCAATTATGTGGTTGAATCTTCCAGGACGTCGTTTGCTAATAAATTTCTGGATCTAGTTTTCCTTTAGCTCATGCATAGGTActtgaacatattttttggggTGCTCTAAGCTAACCAAAATGTTCAGGAAAATTAACCTGAAATGTAACTCAGGAAATGGTTATCACAAAAGGTCCCTTGaatgaaaaattgtcaaaatatgtCTATTCAACTGAAAGACTATCTTAATGCATTTCAAGTATTCTATAGGTTCTTCATATGAAGAGCTGGATTTCTGCCTAATTTCAGTATAATAAAGTATGAGTTTTTCACtatcgaaatacaaaaactcgGAAAGATTTGATTTTGGATATAAGATTTGTTCACAGGAGTCTTTGGATAAAAacctaaaagtgagttgagaaaattatttttccaccagaatgagatgGACACGAGGTGTCTTCtgcaaagttgtagcaaatgttATTACGAACAAATTTACTGAACATGCCGAGTCTCTATCTcgtatatataacaaacttaagaaTTTTTACGTAAAAACCCcggttaaatctttttcattctaactcttaTCACATTACCCGTGTCCTCTAGAAAGTTGctaaacaagcaaaattacatattttttctgaacactgtaacattccatctcacacacaacaaaagttatctctaaattatacatatttttagaggtATTTCCGCTTATCATTACTtccttaattgcaaaaagtcgcaaatttcttcacgatatgGTGAAAGTCGCCCGTTTCATCTTTCTACTGACATTGAATACTTTTGTCAACAAGAGTCTTCTCTATTGCTGTGTTAGAATCTTGTAAACCcatgaaaaatcataatataTAAATAGCTTTGGTTTTATAAGAgattacaatgttcagcaaaaacatgtatttttgctggtttgacaactttgtagaagagacgaaaaatacgaaaaatcattagaattagTTCTagctaaaatattttgtttgtcatatttttttttataaagttaTATAAAGTTATATGAAGCTATATAAAAGTTTGttacacaaattaaaaaaaatcataaaacaaTTATATAATCTATATTGAtataagtattaataaaaaatataattcgaagaatttaattttttgtaagTATTCGTGTGATGTCTAAAATACAATAAACGTACACAGCACACATGTCGAAGCAATTTGATTGAAACAGCAGAAACATCAGCTGAAGGTAAATTTCAGTCCAAGTTCTGGTGTTAGATGGGATTttagcccaagtcctggtgttaggtgggacgctaaacagccctgaaacgacggccctccgacgagacaggaggtttgcgcaggcccaataaacggcctggaaaaccaataactacgaacaatataagagataatgcgactcgatataatacgcaaagacctaggcgacgaataaaggatcacgattatTCACGGGaaacttggaacatggaactgtaagtcgctaggtttcgcaggttgcgataggatgatctacgatgaattacatcccagCAACTTCGacatcgtggcgctgcaggagatttgctggacaggacagaaagtgtggaaaagcgggcattgagcggctaccttctaccaaagctgtggcaccaccaacgagcggcgaaccggcttcatagggctgggtaagatgcgccatagtgtaattgggtggcagccaatctaCGCAaggacgacgagaaagaagcgttctacgcacaggtggagcagacatacgatggatgcccactgcgggacgtcaaaatcgtcacaggtgacatgaacgcacaggtaggaaggaaggaaatgtatagaccggtcatcggaccggatagtctgcacaccgtaaattcttctccgacatcacgaacgtccgcacttactgcagtgcgaatattgaatccgaccactacctcgttgcagtatgcctgctgTCAAATctttcgacggtgtacaacacgcgtcgaagtcggacgccgcggcttaacattggtcGGCTTCAAGACTGTAGattagcccaagaatacgcgcagcagctggaagtggcactcccaactgaagagcagctaggcgcagcgtctcttgaagatggctggagagatattcgatccaccattgcactatggggaattctcatacaaatgtgcggaaaaaaaatatttcaatgaaaactgtttctatgcaacatatcttatgtgaaggaatatttaagaaccttttttaaccctttaagggccatcgttaacccttcaaaaaatgccacccgcgaaaaaaaaaagttttttttttgtttccaataCAGCATGCATAAAAAAGCAAACAATAATATTTGTAgtaataatgttgttcattttctaatcattacgaggtatagagaataaaaaccacaattttcaagaaaactttgcagcgttctcgtaaaagcgcaaatatacgcaagcaaatcactcactaaaaggaggtactagggttatatttcaattccccatttacagatgaggggacatttggggatattaggtttgcgggactattttatagcaaagaattatgataattaaagtttatcttctacaactttttgataCTAATCTTCGCGTGTAAAACAAACCAAACTATCGGAAAGCTAAAGTTTTAAGCTTTGAAATAGTATATAAAACtttatatttgaagaaaaattaccttcataacatacaaatcaaaataagtaatgattttttatttttatcggcttttttcacttcgccaGCCTTTAATATTTTCCGATTTTCTTATCTAGGGTatattcatatgatatataaattagacaaatt
The nucleotide sequence above comes from Armigeres subalbatus isolate Guangzhou_Male chromosome 3, GZ_Asu_2, whole genome shotgun sequence. Encoded proteins:
- the LOC134227718 gene encoding uncharacterized protein LOC134227718, with protein sequence MHSAVSLSTVTPCRHRYRCLHCSDTNIFCDCYPNCHKDHPRQPLVSGELLLSQYGSKVDYAEYTAIDVFNCPYCDKLKLSVETLYDHITLEHLDVPFDVRCPICVCFGSNTSLIANVHLSKHIVDDHSVSMEQYQDQILVYNTHCYDERELLIFLASTLPPTYHAEESIGESSSTTRAPISIARSVYNQAQTSASNNPQTIEQPCSICLDMITAARTLPCLHKFHASCIDLWLQQSATCPVCRKSIHR